Proteins from one Cicer arietinum cultivar CDC Frontier isolate Library 1 chromosome 3, Cicar.CDCFrontier_v2.0, whole genome shotgun sequence genomic window:
- the LOC101510229 gene encoding uncharacterized protein: MSGKYIISAIVGSFGIAWVCDTTVSDRKIFGGTIPGTVSNKEWLEETDKKFQSWPRVAGPPVVMNPISRQNFIVKSRTES, from the exons ATGTCGGGAAAGTATATCATATCTGCTATTGTTGGATCATTTGGAATTGCATGGGTTTGTGACACCACTGTGTCAGACAGAAAGATATTTGGAG gtACTATCCCCGGCACAGTTTCAAACAAGGAGTGGTTGGAAGAGACTGACAAGAAGTTTCAGTCATGGCCTCGTGTCGCTGGTCCACCAGTGGTCATGAATCCTATTAGTCGCCAGAATTTCATTGTGAAGTCCCGCACTGAGTCTTGA
- the LOC101509910 gene encoding uncharacterized protein, producing MAQQCFSKLIDMVVGKSEFLMFSQVCKELGLRNEMECIVTAMSAMEPIIVKADEQQAYSIEFRNWCLNLKTHLYEAEDMLDNLHTLRNLVISQPQDGEVVGDLLRGLDHNQALSCFGTQHGELHKGMRPRESGILLKVICCFGFVFGYMVFMY from the exons ATGGCACAACAATGTTTTTCAAAGTTGATTGACATGGTAGTTGGAAAATCGGAGTTTCTAATGTTCTCGCAGGTTTGCAAGGAACTTGGCCTTCGAAACGAGATGGAATGTATTGTGACTGCCATGTCTGCTATGGAACCAATCATTGTGAAGGCTGATGAACAACAAGCTTACTCCATTGAGTTTCGGAATTGGTGTCTCAATCTCAAAACTCACTTGTATGAGGCTGAAGATATGTTGGACAATCTCCACACTCTTCGCAACCTTGTTATTTCACAACCACAG GATGGGGAAGTTGTTGGTGACTTGCTTCGGGGGCTAGATCATAATCAAGCTCTGTCATGTTTTGGTACTCAACATGGTGAATTACATAAAGGAATGAGGCCACGCGAGAGTGGTATTTTGTTGAAAGTGATATgttgttttggatttgtttttggTTATATGGTGTTTATGTACTAG